Proteins from a genomic interval of Schistocerca piceifrons isolate TAMUIC-IGC-003096 chromosome 3, iqSchPice1.1, whole genome shotgun sequence:
- the LOC124787717 gene encoding uncharacterized protein LOC124787717 — protein sequence MSQVMQQKKRLINKKTELHETWTDISVLISQYLEKLNFVVDTVLREKDSVSFFQTYPKVSSHVDKILNIFLQVQCEFSLLSCEKFLDSEVCNLHCSTKTEGLPVEERCITVSDSEDLSQVKVGVPEKLSNPTEEDRSTELSNSEDVSVTKVSALGQEVCDSSVEVCTTAESVERVENSSPYAVNVSDTEKITESVAHVSSVETLPVCKISEDLRSESSGFTSAKKRISQYDIKPNEVLEMVYSHGDNPWNFWLCYYPCSDIKFIQKSVSSMYYTNRLEALSILPDVGDYVLVADGERFLRGKVLTVRGTELLDTTCVMLLDVDSGRMKSFKLQSVWKITEELMCIQAQAVNCQLEGIAGDSSMWCKENLRQCQMDRKFEELLLQTTLSVKFIKTIGDSALPRYIIDADSIDMETDKIYNVSQLINSTIIPAITRKPVVEEYSQESEASVLQNSTAVTSVSHDCHAKNVVLNVPQEVANDPDEISEKITSQASDLSTGCMAGVGNAQQIYENCIDGIYEYPNSPRSHCEPSSQTLLLHETDTNLNSEKVTHDAVEICEKIVFHTCELRADSRVDIENSQELCENGIGGINQKLNSPNFHCIPSIEIPPYSEIDKNLNSQKLSDSDIAEIISLCETSSSDVIIDVEDTIDSHTGENIAQASSFGAAELLSAESGEDRTSVTATIYCSKDFILEKRNYSYLLNKTVLGIPTFVDSPSLFYMQIFLNENDEFTDLHEKMAIFYSENKIKFTTKESAQNIIKSYCVALYPQDTQWYRAEIIDWMPATETTVCVSFVDIGDKMVVELDFVQPLARQFAKIPVLSQKCHLYGVAPIECAMYTYVSYEWSPCSLSEFRNVLNLDHVFNMQVKEFTSYGSLGVLLVDPSSPGVSVNKKLIALGEAKCLLNKDTLDMWNPMQEDFERSKVLVYDDEDACEAVAGYSANDEQRFCKFYARHGRCYKGSNCRKEHVLSHPGGWISDKEEVFQEAFSQVVLPEVGETIYLQVTCVIRINLFYIILNVDDNSGEETLLTLNRYINDKDNLKNLRKLKVTPAVGQLVLAHYHQDGIWYRARVIDTDNDNNLVQVFFVDYGNTEWVSEIYVRDIEPQYLHLPFQAIESSLAFTEMNASVDDDSLETVISVFRCLTDCTQPLRAKIISKDDVLKKLELQLFDVNDHDIALMLADTGYVSITSIQMTPATAFAVPG from the coding sequence ATGAGTCAAGTAATGCAACAAAAGAAACGTTTAATTAATAAGAAAACGGAACTTCACGAAACGTGGACTGATATTAGTGTTCTAATATCTCAATATCTGGAGAAActaaattttgttgtagatacaGTGCTGCGTGAAAAAGATTCAGTGTCGTTCTTTCAAACGTATCCAAAAGTGTCAAGTCATGTGGACAAAATATTAAACATATTTTTGCAAGTGCAGTGTGAATTCAGCTTGTTGTCATGTGAAAAGTTTTTAGATAGTGAAGTGTGTAATTTACATTGTTCAACTAAAACTGAAGGATTACCTGTGGAAGAACGCTGTATAACAGTATCGGATTCAGAAGATTTGTCACAAGTTAAAGTTGGAGTACCGGAAAAGTTAAGTAATCCTACGGAAGAAGATCGCAGTACGGAGCTATCCAACTCGGAAGATGTGTCGGTTACAAAAGTTAGTGCTCTGGGTCAAGAGGTATGTGATTCATCCGTAGAAGTGTGCACAACAGCCGAAAGTGTAGAAAGGGTGGAAAACTCTTCGCCGTATGCAGTTAATGTTAGCGACACGGAAAAAATTACTGAGAGTGTTGCTCATGTTTCCAGTGTAGAAACTCTTCCTGTGTGTAAAATAAGTGAGGACTTGAGAAGTGAAAGCAGTGGATTCACATCTGCAAAGAAGCGTATAAGCCAGTATGATATAAAGCCAAATGAGGTACTGGAAATGGTATATTCACACGGGGACAACCCATGGAATTTCTGGTTGTGTTATTACCCATGTTCGGACATTAAATTTATCCAGAAAAGTGTCAGTAGCATGTATTACACCAACAGATTGGAGGCTTTGTCCATTTTGCCAGATGTAGGCGATTATGTACTTGTAGCAGATGGTGAGAGATTCCTCAGAGGCAAAGTGTTAACTGTGAGAGGCACAGAACTTTTGGATACTACTTGTGTTATGCTTCTTGATGTGGATAGTGGAAGAATGAAATCTTTTAAACTGCAGAGTGTTTGGAAAATTACTGAAGAGTTAATGTGTATACAAGCTCAAGCTGTAAATTGTCAGCTGGAAGGCATTGCGGGTGATTCAAGTATGTGGTGTAAAGAAAATCTGCGACAGTGTCAGATGGATCGTAAATTCGAAGAATTACTGCTGCAGACAACACTTTCAGTTAAATTTATCAAGACAATAGGTGACTCTGCATTGCCCCGTTACATTATTGATGCAGACAGCATAGATATGGAAACAGATAAAATCTACAATGTCTCACAGCTTATTAATAGTACAATAATTCCAGCTATCACACGCAAACCTGTTGTTGAAGAATATTCACAGGAGAGTGAGGCCTCTGTGTTGCAGAATTCGACTGCCGTTACGTCCGTATCTCACGACTGTCATGCCAAAAATGTGGTGCTTAATGTTCCCCAGGAAGTAGCAAATGATCCAGATGAAATCAGTGAAAAAATTACTTCTCAAGCATCTGATCTTAGCACAGGTTGTATGGCTGGTGTTGGAAATGCCCAGCAGATATATGAAAACTGTATAGATGGTATATATGAATACCCAAACTCTCCTAGGTCCCACTGTGAACCAAGCAGTCAAACACTCCTGTTGCATGAAACTGATACAAATTTAAATTCTGAAAAAGTAACACATGATGCAGTTGAAATCtgtgaaaaaattgtttttcacaCATGCGAGCTTAGGGCAGATAGTAGAGTTGATATTGAAAATTCTCAGGAGCTATGTGAAAACGGTATAGGTGGCATAAATCAAAAACTAAATAGCCCCAATTTCCACTGTATACCGAGCATTGAAATACCACCATATTCTGAaattgataaaaatttaaattctcaGAAATTAAGTGATTCGGATATCGCAGAAATAATATCACTCTGTGAAACATCATCTTCAGATGTGATTATAGATGTAGAAGACACTATTGATTCTCATACTGGTGAGAATATTGCGCAGGCATCCAGTTTTGGAGCTGCAGAACTGCTGTCTGCTGAAAGTGGTGAAGACAGAACAAGTGTAACAGCAACCATTTATTGTAGTAAAGACTTTATTTTGGAGAAAAGAAATTATAGTTATCttcttaacaaaacagttcttgGTATTCCTACATTTGTTGATTCACCAAGTCTCTTTTACATGCAGATTTTCTTGAATGAGAATGATGAATTTACAGATTTACATGAAAAAATGGCAATTTTTTAttcagaaaacaaaattaaattcactaCAAAAGAGAGTGCACAAAATATTATTAAATCATATTGTGTTGCTCTGTATCCTCAAGATACACAGTGGTACAGGGCTGAAATCATTGACTGGATGCCTGCAACTGAAacaactgtgtgtgtgtcttttgttgACATTGGTGATAAAATGGTCGTTGAACTTGATTTTGTGCAGCCTCTGGCCAGACAGTTTGCAAAAATTCCTGTTTTGTCACAGAAATGTCACTTGTATGGTGTTGCCCCTATTGAATGTGCTATGTACACATATGTGAGTTATGAATGGTCACCATGTTCACTGTCTGAGTttagaaatgttttaaatttagaCCATGTTTTCAATATGCAGGTAAAAGAGTTCACTTCCTATGGGTCCCTTGGAGTGTTGTTAGTTGATCCATCATCACCGGGTGTGTCAGTTAATAAGAAATTAATAGCTCTTGGGGAGGCAAAATGTCTTCTTAATAAAGACACTTTAGATATGTGGAACCCAATGCAAGAAGACTTTGAAAGAAGTAAAGTACTTGTATATGATGATGAAGATGCATGTGAAGCTGTGGCAGGTTATTCAGCAAATGACGAGCAGCGCTTTTGTAAATTTTATGCACGGCATGGCAGGTGCTACAAAGGTAGCAACTGCCGGAAAGAACATGTGCTGAGTCACCCAGGTGGCTGGATATCAGATAAAGAAGAAGTATTTCAAGAAGCATTTTCACAGGTAGTGCTACCTGAAGTGGGGGAAACTATCTACCTTCAAGTTACTTGTGTTATTAGGATAAATTTGTTTTATATTATTCTCAATGTTGATGACAACTCAGGTGAGGAGACACTTCTGACATTGAACAGATATATAAATGACAAAGACAATCTTAAAAATCTACGTAAGCTGAAAGTTACACCAGCTGTTGGGCAGCTGGTTCTTGCCCATTATCATCAAGATGGGATTTGGTATCGGGCAAGAGTAATTGATACAGATAATGACAACAACTTGGTACAAGTCTTTTTTGTGGACTACGGGAATACAGAATGGGTGAGTGAAATATATGTGCGTGATATTGAGCCTCAGTATCTTCACTTACCATTTCAGGCAATAGAATCTTCATTGGCGTTTACAGAAATGAACGCGAGTGTAGATGATGATAGTCTTGAAacagttatttcagtttttaggTGTCTTACAGATTGTACTCAACCACTGAGG